From one Eptesicus fuscus isolate TK198812 chromosome 3, DD_ASM_mEF_20220401, whole genome shotgun sequence genomic stretch:
- the TMPRSS2 gene encoding transmembrane protease serine 2, giving the protein MALNSGLPPGVGPYYENYGYQPENLYPPRPSVDPSAYAVYPAPYYPPTVPRYAPRVLTNTSTPAVRTQPKSPSRTPCTSKTKKVLCITVALVAVLAGAVAAALLLWKFMENRCMASGMECGSSGTCVSASLWCDGILHCPSGEDENQCVRLYGPNFILQVYSSQRKSWHPVCRDDWSESYGRAACQDMGYRNSFYSSQGIADDSGATSFMKLNISAGNTDLYKKLYHSDVCSSKTVVSLRCIECGVNSKMGRQSRIVGGSSAALGDWPWQVSLHVQGVHVCGGSIITPEWIVTAAHCVEEPLNNPRYWMAFAGILRQSAMFYGNAYRVGKVISHPHYDSKTKNNDIALMKLQTPLTFNDHVKPVCLPNPGMMLEPRQACWISGWGATYEKGKTSDMLNAAMVPLIEPAQCNSRYVYNNLVTPAMVCAGYLRGGVDSCQGDSGGPLVTLKSSIWWLIGDTSWGSGCAKANRPGVYGNVTMFTDWIYRQMKANS; this is encoded by the exons ATGGCTTTAAACTCA ggATTACCACCAGGTGTTGGGCCTTACTACGAAAACTATGGGTACCAGCCCGAAAACCTGTACCCGCCACGGCCCTCTGTGGACCCCAGTGCCTACGCGGTGTATCCAGCTCCCTACTACCCGCCCACGGTGCCCCGGTACGCCCCCAGGGTTCTGACGAACACCTCGACACCTGCCGTCCGCACGCAGCCCAAGTCCCCATCGAGGACACCGTGCACCTCAA AGACGAAGAAAGTGCTGTGCATCACGGTGGCCCTGGTGGCCGTCCTCGCCGGCGCGGTGGCGGCCGCTCTCCTGCTCTGGAAGTTCA TGGAGAACAGGTGCATGGCGTCGGGGATGGAGTGTGGCTCCTCGGGGACCTGTGTCAGCGCCTCTCTCTGGTGCGACGGGATCCTGCACTGTCCCAGCGGGGAGGACGAGAACCAGTGCG tGCGCCTCTACGGGCCCAACTTCATCCTGCAGGTGTACTCGTCCCAGAGGAAGTCCTGGCACCCCGTGTGCCGAGACGACTGGAGCGAGAGCTACGGGAGGGCAGCGTGCCAGGACATGGGCTACAG GAATAGTTTTTATTCCAGCCAGGGCATAGCGGATGACAGCGGGGCCACCAGCTTCATGAAGCTGAACATCAGCGCCGGCAACACCGACCTCTACAAGAAGCTCTACCACAG CGATGTCTGTTCTTCAAAAACAGTGGTTTCCTTACGCTGTATAG AGTGCGGGGTCAACTCGAAGATGGGCCGCCAGAGTCGGATCGTGGGCGGATCGAGTGCTGCCCTGGGGGACTGGCCCTGGCAGGTCAGCCTGCATGTGCAGGGCGTCCACGTCTGTGGAGGCTCCATTATCACCCCCGAGTGGATCGTGACGGCCGCCCACTGCGTGGAAGA GCCTCTGAACAACCCCCGGTACTGGATGGCCTTTGCGGGAATTTTGAGACAGTCTGCCATGTTCTACGGAAACGCGTACCGAGTGGGCAAAGTGATTTCTCACCCGCACTACGACTCCAAGACCAAGAACAATGACATCGCTCTGATGAAGCTGCAGACGCCGCTGACCTTTAACG ACCACGTGAAACCGGTGTGTCTGCCCAACCCGGGCATGATGCTGGAGCCCAGGCAGGCCTGCTGGATCTCCGGGTGGGGGGCCACCTACGAGAAAG GGAAGACGTCGGACATGCTGAACGCCGCCATGGTGCCCCTCATCGAGCCCGCGCAGTGTAACAGCAGATACGTCTACAACAACCTGGTCACGCCCGCCATGGTCTGCGCCGGCTACCTGCGGGGCGGCGTCGACTCCTGCCAG GGCGACAGTGGCGGCCCGCTGGTCACGCTGAAAAGCAGCATCTGGTGGCTGATTGGGGACACGAGCTGGGGGTCCGGCTGCGCCAAGGCGAACAGGCCAGGCGTGTACGGGAACGTGACAATGTTTACAGACTGGATCTACCGACAAATGAAG GCGAACAGCTGA